In Candidatus Methylomirabilota bacterium, one genomic interval encodes:
- a CDS encoding mannose-1-phosphate guanylyltransferase — protein sequence MTLSDFRTTMAGAAGRGETCVAPSVFAVVLAGGRGERFWPVSTEAQPKAFLRLIGNESLLQATARRVRLLLPWAQIAVVVGRTHADLVQEQLPQLPAANLMLEPQGRDTAAAIGLASLHLERLDPEAIMIVLPADHYVPDGEAFVTVLQQAIKLLALHPDWVVTLGIPPTRPETGYGYLEVGESLTESPGAFCVHRFMEKPDRQTAERLVTDGCHYWNSGIFLWRNSAIQSLLAQYLRDVWAGLRRIREAWGVQEVLVREYSAFQKQSVDYGVLERMGERVAMVRADFAWDDLGAWDALARVQPVDEGGNVIVGDVQSLDTTKSIIVSNGPRVAIVGLSEMIVVASKDGVLVCPKGRAQEVRGLARKPS from the coding sequence ATGACATTGTCCGACTTCAGGACGACTATGGCCGGAGCGGCGGGTAGGGGTGAAACATGTGTCGCTCCCTCCGTCTTCGCGGTGGTGCTCGCCGGAGGGAGGGGTGAGCGCTTCTGGCCGGTCAGCACTGAAGCGCAACCCAAGGCCTTCCTTCGTTTAATCGGGAACGAGTCGCTCCTTCAGGCGACGGCCCGGCGGGTGCGACTTCTGTTGCCATGGGCGCAGATTGCCGTGGTGGTTGGCCGTACACACGCCGATCTCGTCCAAGAGCAACTCCCGCAGCTCCCCGCTGCTAATCTCATGCTTGAGCCGCAGGGCAGGGACACCGCGGCAGCCATCGGCTTGGCCTCGCTGCATCTCGAGCGACTTGACCCCGAAGCGATCATGATCGTCCTGCCGGCTGATCACTACGTCCCGGACGGCGAGGCGTTTGTGACAGTCCTGCAGCAGGCAATCAAATTGCTCGCCTTACACCCGGACTGGGTGGTGACACTCGGCATCCCTCCTACCAGGCCAGAGACCGGGTACGGATATCTGGAGGTCGGCGAATCGCTTACCGAGTCTCCGGGTGCTTTCTGCGTCCATCGATTTATGGAGAAACCGGATCGGCAGACAGCCGAGCGCCTGGTGACAGACGGGTGTCACTACTGGAACAGCGGGATCTTTCTCTGGCGGAATAGCGCGATCCAGAGCCTGCTTGCGCAGTATTTGCGAGATGTGTGGGCAGGTCTTCGTCGTATCCGCGAAGCCTGGGGGGTACAAGAGGTGCTGGTCCGTGAGTACAGCGCATTTCAAAAGCAGTCAGTAGACTATGGAGTGTTGGAGCGGATGGGGGAGAGGGTTGCGATGGTTAGGGCCGATTTCGCCTGGGACGATCTGGGGGCATGGGATGCGTTGGCGCGAGTGCAGCCCGTAGACGAAGGCGGCAATGTGATCGTGGGTGATGTGCAGTCTCTGGACACGACCAAGTCGATCATTGTCTCGAACGGGCCGAGGGTGGCAATAGTTGGGCTGTCGGAGATGATTGTCGTGGCGTCCAAGGACGGCGTACTGGTCTGTCCCAAGGGGCGGGCCCAGGAGGTCAGAGGGCTCGCGAGAAAACCCTCATGA